GCTCTACCTCGCCGACCACAACGCCGCGCCGGAGGGCATCAGCGGCGCGGACGCGACCCGGCTGCTGGTGCCCGCCGCGCAGAAAATGGTCTCCGCCTTCCACGAGCAGTAACGGCGCGGGCACGCTCGCGTTGCGGGGCCCGGTTGGCGTGGTTAGCGTTTTCCGGTGGCGAAAGAGACCGGTGACAAGGAAAAGCTGCTGCCCCGGCTGCGGCGGAAGTACCCGTGGCTGGATCACCTGATCCGCGCCAACGATTCCTTCAACGAAAACTACGGCAACCATTACGCGGCGGCGATCACCTACTTCAGCGTGCTGTCGGTGTTCCCGATCTTCATGGTGGCGTTCGCGATCGTCGGCATGGTGCTCGGGCACAACGCCGCGGTGATCGATCAGCTCACGCACGGGATCGACAGTTCGGTGCCGGAGGGGCTGCGCGGCCTGGTCAAGCAGATCACCGACGCCGCGCTGAAGTCCGGCAGCGGCATCGGGATCTTCGGGCTGCTGCTGGCGGCCTACTCCGGCGTCGGCTGGATGGCCAACCTCCGCGACGCGCTCACCGCGCAGTGGGGCCAGGAGAAGAAGACCGAACCGTTCGTCAGCAGGACGATCAAGGACCTGCTGTCGCTGCTCGGGCTCGGGCTGGCGCTGGTCGTGTCGTTCGCGATCACCGCGGCGGGCAGCGGGCTCGGCGAACTGCTGCTGAAGCTCGTCGGGCTGGAAGGCCAGGGCTGGGCGAAGTTCCTGCTGCACGTCGCGACGATCGTGCTCAGCCTGATCGCCAACGCGCTGGTCTTCCTGTGGGTGATCGCCCGGCTGCCGCGGGAGCACGTCGCGCTGCGGAGCGCGGTCAAGGGCGCGCTCATCGCCGCGGTCGGATTCGTGGTCTTGCAGCAGGTCGCGACGGTTTACCTGGCGAGCGTCACGAAGTCGCCGTCGGCGGCGATCTTCGGGCCGGTGATCGGGTTGCTGGTGTTCGCGAACCTGGTGTCGCGGTTCCTGCTGCTGGTGACGGCCTGGACGGCGACCGCGCGGGAGAACCAGCGCCGCGTCGTGCAGCCGCCCGCTCCGGTGGTGCTGGAGCCGCGGGTGACGGTGCAGCACGGGCTCGGGATCGGCTCGGTGGCGGGCGCGTTCAGCGCTGGCGCGTTGCTGGCCTGGCTAGGCAGGCGAAAGGGCTGACCACCCGAAAAAAGGGCCTCCTCGAGCGGATCGAGGAGGCCCTTTTTCGTGGGGAGCTACGCGCGGACGTTGCGCTTCCGCTGATGGCTGAGGACGAATCCGGCCACGATGACGAGCAGCACCACGACCGTCAGGATCCAGCCGGTCGTTCCGAACGGGTCCGGCTTTTCCGCCGCCGCGGTCGTCGCTCCCGCGGGAGTGACGCCCTTGTCGGACATCGGGGCGGCGTCGGCGGACAGCGGCTGATACGCGATCTGACCGACCGGCTGCGCGCCGCTCTTCTCCAGCGCGAAGCCGTAGTCGAGCAGTTTCGCCGCCTGGTCGACCACCTTCGTCGGGCGCTGTTCGGCCCGCATCATCACGATCGCGAGGCGGTGGCCGTCGCGTTCCGCGCCGCCGACGTACGTGTGCCGCGCGTCGTCCGTGAAGCCCGTTTTCCCGCCGAGGAAACCGGGATACACGCCGAGCAGCTTGTTGTCGTTGAACACCGGGATCGGCGGCTTCCCGTCGACGGCCGGGATCGTGAAATTCTTCGTCGCCACCACCTTGGCGAACTCCGGCTGCTTCATCGCGTAGTGGAAGACCAGGCTCAGGTCGTACGCCGAGGTGGACATGCCCGGTCCGTCGAGGCCGGAGGGGGTCGCCGCGCGGGTGTCCGTCGCGCCGATGCGGGCGGCGAGCGCGTTCATCTTGACGACCGCCGCGTCGACGCCGCCCAGCGCGGTCGCGAAGGCGTGCGCCACGTCGTTGCCCGAGTGCATCAGCAGGCCGTGCAGCAGCTGGTCCACCGTGTAGTGCCCGCCCGCGGTGATGCCGACGCAGGTGCACTCCTGCTCGGCGTCCTCCTTCGTCGGGACGATCACCTGCTCCGGCTTCAGCTCGGTGACCACCACCAGCGCCAGCAGCGTCTTGATCAGCGACGCCGGCCGCTCCCGCGCGTGCGGGTCCTTCGCCGCGACGACCGCGCCGGTGTCGAGATCCTGCAGCACCCACGACGCCGAGGTGTCGCCCGCGGGCAACGGGGGCGCGCCGGGCGGGAGGATCGGGCCGCAGGCGCCCAGCCGGTCGCCGCCGACCGGCTGCGCGGGCACCGGAAGCGGCGGCGGGACGAACTGGCCCGGCTTCGGCTTCTCCGAGGTGTCCACCGGGGGCGGCGGCGCGGCGTGGTCGGTGCATTGCTCCGCCAGCGCCGGCGCGGCGAGGGCGACGGGCGCGGCAAGGGCTACGAGGGCTGCGGCGAGTGTCGCGGCGAATGCTCGCAGCGACCGGGCGAAAGCGGGGTGCACCCACGCAATCTAGCGCCGATGGCCCGGCGGCATACTCGAGACATGCGCATTTCACGAGGTACAGCGATGGCCTTGTTCGCTTTCGGCATCTGGTCCTGGATCATCTGGATCACGTTCGCGAAGAATCTGTGGGCCAGCAACCAGTCGTGGGCGGCCGACGGTTCCCCGACGGGGTACTTCATCGTGCACGCGATCCTGACGGTGGTCTCGTTCGTGCTCGGTACCGCCATCGGGGTGCTCGGCTGGCGCGGCATCCGGGCGACGTCGGGGGCTTCCCGGGACCGCGCGAACACCTGATGCGGGGATGAGTCCTTTGGTCGGTGGCGCGGCGCGTCCGGGCTGGCTTAGTTTCGGGCGACCGACCATGGAGGCTAAATGTCCCGTTTACGTCGTTTGCTCGTCCCGCTCGCGGCAGCCGGGGTCGCTGCCGGTGCGGTGGCCGTGCCGGCGTCCGCCGCGCCCGCGCCGTCGTGTGACACCACCAGCAAGCAGTACAGCTACGTCGTGCTGTACCAACCGGGCGAGAACCAGCGTTCGGTCGACGCGGAGCTGACCGCCAAGTGCGGCAAGCGGATCGCGTACTACCCGGAGATCGGAGTCGCGGTCGCCAGTTCGCGCAACGCGGACTTCGCCGACCGGCTCGGCGTGAAGCGGGCGTACTCGGGCGGCAAGGACGTCGCCGCGAAGGCCGCCGCCCGCGCCGGACTGCGCTCGGCGATCGGCATGCTGGAGCAGACGGAGAGCGTCGCCGTCGGTGACGATTTGTCGACTCAGCAGTGGGACATGCGCGCCATCCACGCTCCGGAAGCGAACAAGATCAACCCTGGCTCGCGGTCGGTCACCGTCGGCGTGCTGGATTCCGGCATCGACGCCAAACACCCCGCGCTCGCGCACGCGGTGGACGCGCAGTCTTCCACCGGCTGCGTCACCGGCGCGCCGGACGCCTCCGCGTGGACCCCGACGAACTCCGACCACGGCACGCACGTCGCCGGCACCATCGCGGGCAAGGATCCGGCGCGCGGCTTCACCGGCATCGCGCCGGGCGTGCGGTTGGCTTCGGTGAAGGTCGTGAACGACGACGGTTACATCTTCCCGGAGGCGGCGGTCTGTGGCTTTGTCTGGGCCGCACAGCACGGTTTCCAGGTGACGAACAACAGCTACTACATCGACCCCGGTATGTTCTACTGCCGCAACGAAGCGGGCGACGCTGCCGCGTACGAGGCCGTACGGCGGGCCGTGACTTACTCGACGCAGCGCGGAACTCTCAACATCGCTGCGGCGGGCAACTCGGGCTTCGACGTTCGTACGCAGACCGTGGATCCGAACCGTCCACACAAGATCGACTCTTCGTGCGGCATCCTGCCGAAGGCGATCGACGGGGTCGTGACGGTGTCCGCGGTTGGTTACGCGGGTACGAAGGCTTACTACTCCAACTACGGCTCAGTCACGGTCACCGCGCCGGGTGGGGATTCGGGGCAGAAGCCGCCTGCCGGACAAGGCGCGGGATGCCCGCTGTCGACGATTTTCAACGGCGCTTACGGCACTAAGTGCGGTACTTCGATGGCTTCGCCGCACGCGGCCGGGGTCGCGGCCTTGCTGGCTTCTACGCATCGGAACGCACCGCCGCGGGCTTTGACGGCTTTGCTTACCGCGGAAGCGGATCCGGTGGCTTGCGATGCGTCGGCGTGTGAAGGGCCGAAGCAGAACAACTCGTACTACGGGCGTGGCCTAGTCAACGCTCTGGACGCGGTTCACTGACCCAGCCCTACGTCCGTGAAGGGCTCCTTGAGGGAATCTAATTCCCTCAAGGAGCCCTTCACGGACTTCAAAGCTAGGCGGGCATCGCAGGTGGTTTGCCTAGGGAGACTGGTGGGCGAGGGCGAGTACGTGCGGCAGCGTAGGCGGCGCGCAGTTCATCCAGGACGGCATTCGGCTCGGTGCGAAGCCTGGACGGCAGTGTTTGGACGACTGCGACCCCGAGCGAGGCGTAGCGAGTATTCCGTCGCAACGTTTGCGCGTAGTCGGCTGAACGGAAGTGGAAATCCAGAGAATCGATTTCCCAGGCCAGTCCCACGTCATCCCACCAGAAGTCCGGACGGCCGGCATAGCTGCCGGCACTGTCGTACAGCGCTTCATTCTGGTGAGTCGGCGGGTGTGGGAGGGTCCTAGTCAGTTTCTGCGCTTCGGCTTCGGCGACAGACCTGGCGTTTGCCCATTCGGCGAGGAGTCGGCGAGGAAGTGCTGTGCCGCGTTTGGTACCGCGGTCCAGTTCTTCCGCGAGCGCCTGCGGGGTGCATCCTCCTCGTTGGACTGCTTCGATCAGCGCTTGCCCGATGATGTTGGCTGTCCGATTTCGGCGAACGAAATCCGTTGTCGCCCTGACCAGCGGAGCAAGCGGTACACCCGCGCGCAACCAAGGTCGAGGCAGACGTTTTGTGCGTTCGATGATGACAAAGTCGGAGCTGGTCCTCTTGAGATGATGAGGGATCAGCACGTGAATCCGCTGCTCGCTCGCGGCGGAAACGGCTAGGCGCAGCCCGTATCGGCGGCATGCTTCTTCGCCCGTGACGACCGCGGCAGTACCTGCGTAAAGCAGGGCGGCGTGCACGAGTTGGTCCGGTGTCGGATCGTTGTTGTGCAGGAGGATGATCCCGGGCAACAGCCGTCGCCACGGGCCTCCAGGCAAGCATCTTCGATAGATGACCTTGCTGTTCATGTCCAGTGATTCCAGCGTCATCGCTCGGATCACTTGGTTAGTGCTGTGCCGGGAGAGTACGTCGGGTCCCTTCGCCCAGCGGCCTTGTCTCTGCATCTCACCAATGCTGCCGCAGTTGCCAGCGTTGGAAGGCTGTCCAGCGCCGACCTGTGAACAACCCCAAGACTTGTGGATACCTGGGCTAAAAGACGTGAAGGGCTCCTTGAGGGAATCTAATTCCCTCAAGGAGCCCTTCACGGACCGCCAGAAGAATCAGACGCGCTTGAAGAGGAGGGCGCGTTTTACTTCCTGGATCGCCTTCGTCACCTGGATGCCGCGCGGGCAGGCGTCGGTGCAGTTGAACGTCGTGCGGCAGCGCCACACGCCTTCGCCGTCGTTCAGGATGTCCAGCCGCTCCTCGGCGCCCTCGTCGCGGGAGTCGAAGATGAAGCGGTGGGCGTTCACGATCGCCGCCGGGCCGAAGTACGAGCCGTCGTTCCAGTAGACCGGGCAGGACGACGTGCAGCAGGCGCACAGGATGCACTTGGTGGTGTCGTCGAACCGGTTGCGGTCGGCCTGGGACTGGATCCGCTCGCGGGTCGGCTCGTTGCCGTAGGTGATCAGGTACGGCTTGATCGCCCGGTACGCCTCGAAGAACGGGTCCATGTCGACGTAGAGGTCCTTCAACGTCGTCAGGCCCTTGATCGGGGCGATGGTGATCTCGGTTTTCTTGCCGTTCTTCTCCAGCAGGTCCTTCAGCAGCACCTTGCAGGCCAGCCGGTTGATCCCGTTGATCTGCATCGCGTCCGAACCGCACACGCCGTGCGCGCACGAGCGGCGGAAGGAGAACGTGCCGTCGATGTAGTCCTTGACGTAGAACAGCAGGTTCAGCACGCGGTCGGTCGGCTGCGCCGGGACGTCGTAGGACTCCCAGTGCGGTTCGGAGTCGACCTCGGGGTTGAACCGCAGGATCTTCAGCGTGACCTGGATCGGCGTGTGCTCGTCGGACGCCTTGGAGGAGGGCGCCTCTGGGGTGGCCGTCGTCATCAGTACTTCCGCTCCATCGGTTCGTAGCGGGTGAAGGTGACCGGCTTGTAGTCGAGCCGGATGTCGGCCGACAGCCCCTCGCCCTGCTTGTAGGCCATGGTGTGCCGCATGAAGTTCGTGTCGTCGCGGTTCGGGTAGTCCTCGCGGGCGTGGCCGCCGCGGGACTCCTTGCGCGCGATCGCGCCGACGACCAGTACCTCGGCCAGCTCCAGCAGGAAGCCGAGCTCGACGGCCTCGAGCAGGTCGGTGTTGTACCGCTTGCCCTTGTCCGCCACGGTGATCCGCTGGTAGCGCTCCTTGAGCGCCTGGATGTCGGTCAGCGCCTGCTTCAGCGTGTCCTCGGTGCGGTACACCGAAGCGTGCGAGTCCATTGTCTGCTGCATTTCCTTGCGGATGTCGGCGACGCGCTCGTCGCCGTGCTCCGACAGCAGCAGCTTCAGCTGGTCCTCGACCAGTGCGGTCGGGTTCTCCGGCAGCTCGACGTGGTCGTGCGACAGCGCGTACTCCGCGGCGGCGATGCCCGCGCGGCGGCCGAACACGTTGATGTCCAGCAGCGAGTTCGTGCCCAGCCGGTTCGACCCGTGCACCGACACGCAGGCGACCTCGCCCGCGGCGTACAGGCCCGGGATGACGTGCTCGTTGTCGCGCAGCGCCTCGCCGTGGACGTTCGTCGGGATGCCGCCCATGACGTAGTGGCACGTCGGGAACACCGGCACCGGCTCCTTGACCGGGTCGACGCCCAGGTAGGTGCGGGAGAACTCGGTGATGTCCGGCAGCTTGGTCTCGAGGACCTCGACCGGGAGGTGGGTCACGTCGAGGACGACGTAGTCCTTGTTCGGCCCGCAGCCGCGGCCCTGCAGCACCTCCTGGACCATCGACCGGGCGACGATGTCGCGCGGCGCGAGGTCCTTGATGGTGGGGGCGTAGCGCTCCATGAACCGCTCGCCGTCGGCGTTGCGGAGGATGCCGCCCTCGCCGCGCACCGCCTCGGAGATCAGGATGCCGAGGCCGGCCAGGCCGGTCGGGTGGAACTGGAAGAACTCCATGTCCTCCAGCGGAAGGCCCTTGCGGAAGATGATGCCGAGGCCGTCGCCGGTCAGGGTGTGCGCGTTCGAGGTGGTCTTGAAGATCTTGCCCGCGCCGCCGGTGGCGAACACGATCGACTTCGCCTGGAACACGTGCAGCTCGCCGGTGGCCAGCTCGTAGGCGACCACGCCGGAGGCGATCGGGGTGCCGTCCTCGCCCTCGGACAGGATCAGGTCGAGCACGTAGAACTCGTTGAAGAACTCCGTGCCGTGCTTGACGCAGTTCTGGTACAGCGTCTGGAGAATCATGTGGCCGGTGCGGTCCGCGGCGTAGCAGGCGCGGCGCACCGCGGCCTTGCCGTGGTCGCGGGTGTGGCCGCCGAACCGGCGCTGGTCGATCTTGCCCTCGGGCGTCCGGTTGAACGGGAGGCCCATCTTCTCCAGGTCGAGGACGGCGTCGATGGCCTCCTTGGCCATGATCTCCGCGGCGTCCTGGTCGACCAGGTAGTCACCGCCCTTGACGGTGTCGAAGGTGTGCCATTCCCAGTTGTCCTCTTCGACGTTCGCCAGCGCGGCGCACATGCCGCCCTGTGCCGCGCCGGTGTGGGACCGGGTCGGGTAGAGCTTGGTGAGGACCGCGGTGCGGGCGCGCTGACCGGACTCGATGGCCGCGCGCATGCCGGCGCCGCCCGCGCCGACGATCACCACGTCGTACTTGTGGAACTGCATAGGGAAAGACTCCGCTAGCTAGTGGTGGGTGCGCCCTTAGGAGGCGGGCATCTCGGGGTCGAACGTGAAGATCACCATCGTGCCGACGGCCAGGATGAGCGCCATCGAGACGTAGAGCAGGATCTTCAGCCAGAACCGGGTGGAGTCCTTGCGCGCGTAGTCGTCGATGATCGTGCGCAGCCCGTTGCCGCCGTGGATCTCGGCGAGCCACAGCATCGCCAGGTCCCAGAACTGCCAGAACGGCGAGGCCCAGCGGCCGGCGACGAAGCCCCAGTTGATGCGGTGCACGCCGCCGTCGAGGATGTTCATGATGAACAGGTGGCCCAGCACCAGGATGATCAGCGCGAGCCCGGAGATGCGCATGAACAGCCAGCTGTAGAGCTCGAAGTTGCTGCGCCGGGCGGACGGGCGCCGCGGCGAGCGCGGCTTGTCGAGGATCAGAGCGTCGGCCATGGGATCAGGCACCCCCGAAAAGCGTCTCGACGGTGCGCTTCAGCATGAAGAACGCACCCGGAACCATCACGACCACCCACACGACGCCGATGACCCAGAGCATCGTCTTCTGGTACTTCGGGCCCTTGGCCCAGAAGTCGACCAGCAGGACGCGCAGCCCGTTGAGCGCGTGGTACAGCACCGCGCCGACAAGACCGACCTCGAGCAGGTTCACGATCGGCGTCTTGTACGTCTCGATGACCTGGTCGTAGGTGTTCGGCGACACGCGCACGAGCGCGGTGTCGAGCACGTGCACGAACAGGAAGAAAAAGGTCAGCACGCCGGTGATGCGGTGAAGCACCCAGGACCACATGCCGGGGTCGCCCCGGTAGAAGGTTCCCTGCCGGCGTGAGGCACCCGCCCGATCGCTAGCTCCTGCCCCGCTTTCGGTGGCAGTGCTCGCCGTGGTGGACATCGGTGAACGGCCTCCAACGTCATGACTGTCGTGCCCGGGTGACCGGTGAGGTCCGCACCCGCGGCCGGGGTCGGTCCACTGGGGACAACTCCGGCGACGGTGCCGAGATCAGGGGCCATCGAGCGTGGATGCATGGATGCTAGACCCGACCCATACGCCCGGCTCACCTCCGGGTTCCTCTCTGTGACAGACCAGACACCGGTGACCACGCCAGACCACTCGGTCGTGTGGTCTGGCGCACGTCTGAGCTGGCCGTGAAGGACTCCTTCCGGGAATCAGATTCCCTCGAGGAGTCCTTCACGGACCTTCCTCGGACGAAAAGGGCGCCACGGTGCGTGACGGCGGCGGGCGGGGCGGAGGGTGTTGATCACGGTCGGCGCCGGAATGGTCGCGGATCAGACCTCCGAGTAAACGTTTGTGTTACGTAGCGTGCCTTTCCTATGGCGGTTACCCGGCGGTTGGGTACGGTCTGCCAGTTGAGCCCGGCGACCGTGACCGGGCCGTTCCTGGATCGTCCGCTGGATCAGCGGGGAGGGAGACACACGTTGCGTCGCATGCGTGGAACCGCGCTGGCCGCCGCGACCATGGCTGGGGTGCTTGCACTGGCCGGGTGCGCGAAGGACACCGGGGGAAGCAACAACAACGCGTCCGGTTCGGACGGCAATGCGGGCTCGAACTGCATCACCGCCCCGAAGCCGCCCGCCGCGCCTGCCGCCGCCACGAGCAGCAGCGCCGCCTCGGGCAAGGTCGACGGCAGCAAGCTCAAGGTCGGCCTGGCCTTCGACGTCGGCGGTCGCGGTGACGCTTCCTTCAACGACGCGGCCGCCGCGGGCACCGACCGGGCGAAGTCCGAATTGGGCGTCCCGACCGTCAACGAGAGCACCGCGAGCGCGAGCGAAAGCGAAGCCGCCAAGCAGCAGCGGCTCGAGCAGATGGCGCAGCAGGGCCTGAACCCGATCGTCGCGGTCGGATTCGCCTACGCGCAGTCGGTCAAGGCCGTCGCCGCCAAGTACCCGAACACCAAGTTCGCGATCGTCGACGACGACTCGATCACCCTGCCGAACGTCACGCCGCTGGTGTTCGCCGAGGAGCAGGGCTCGTTCCTGGCCGGCGTCGCCGCCGCGTACAAGAGCAAGAAGTGCCACGTCGGCTTCGTCGGCGGCGTGAACACCCCGCTGATCCAGAAGTTCGAGGCGGGCTTCCTGCAGGGCGCGAAGGCCGTTTCGAGCAAGATCAAGATCGAGGACGAGTACCTGACGCCGGCCGGCGACTTCTCCGGCTTCCAGGACCCGCCGAAGGGCAACGCGAAGGCGGCCGCGGAGATCTCGCGCGGCGCGGACGTCGTCTACCACGCCGCCGGCGCCTCCGGCAAGGGCGTGTTCGACGCGGCCAAGCAGAACAACGCGCTGGCCATCGGCGTCGACTCCGACCAGTACAACCAGAAGACTGTCGCCGCCGACAAGGACATCATCATCACCTCGATGATCAAGCGCGTCGACGTCGCGGTCTTCGAGTACCTGCAGGCCGTCGCGAAGGGCGACCTGAGCACGGTGCCGAAGCGTTTCGACCTGAAGTCCGACGGTGTCGGCTACTCCACTTCGGGCGGCAAGGTCGACGACATCAAGGACGTGCTGGACGGGTACAAGGCCCAGATCGTCTCCGGCGCCATCAAGGTCTCGGACAAGCCGGCCAAGTAACGCTCACGACGCGGCAGGGCTCGGAAGGATCTTCCTTCCGAGCCCTCACGCGTTTCCGACAGAACGGGATGTCCCCTCCGATGACCGAGATCGAGGCCGAAGCCGTCCCCGACCGGGGCGTGCCGGCCGTCCAGCTGACCGGGATCACCAAGCGGTTCCCCGGTGTCGTCGCGAACTCCGACGTCAACCTCACCGTCGCGGCGGGCGAGGTGCACGCGCTGTGCGGCGAGAACGGCGCGGGCAAGTCGACCCTGATGAAGATCCTGTACGGGATGCAGCAGCCCGACGAGGGCAGCATCGCGATCAACGGCGCCGAGGTGAGACTGCGCAACCCGCAGGACGCCATCCGCGCCGGGATCGGCATGGTGCACCAGCACTTCATGCTCGCCGACAACCTGACCGTCGCGGAAAACGTGTTCCTCGGCGCGGAATCGCTGCACGGCATCGGCCGCGCGGCGCGGACGCGGCTGCAGGAACTGGCGAAGCGGACCGGGCTGCACGCGAAGCCGGACGCGCTGCTGGAGGAACTCGGCGTCGCCGACCGCCAGCGCGTCGAGATCGTCAAAGTCCTTTACCGCGGCGCGAAAATCATCATTCTGGACGAGCCGACCGCCGTGCTCGTGCCGCAGGAAGTGGACGCGCTCTTCGCGACCGTCCGCGAGATGCAGGCCGACGGGTACACGTTCCTCTTCATCTCGCACAAGCTGGACGAGGTGCGCGCGATCGCCGACACGGTCACCGTGATCCGGCGCGGCACCACGGTCGGCACCGCGGACCCGAAGAAGATCACCAGCCGCGAACTGGCCGAGATGATGGTCGGTTCGGAGCTGCCGAGCCCGGAGACGCGCGAGTCGACGGTGACCGACCGCGAGGTCCTGCAGGTACGCGAACTGCGGCTGTCCGCCGAGGGCTCCGAGCGCAACGTGCTGGACCACATCTCCTTCACCGTGCACGCGGGCGAGGTGCTCGGCATCGCGGGCGTCGAGGGCAACGGCCAGACCGAACTGGTCGAAACGATCATGGGGATGCGCAAGGCGAGCGGCGGCCACATCGAGCTGACGCCGCCGGACGGCGAGACGCGCGACCTGGTCAAGCTGGGCACGCTCGCCCGGCGCGAGGCGGGCATCGGCTACATCGCCGAGGACCGCACGCGGCACAGCCTCCTGCTCACGCAACCGTTGTGGGTCAACCGGATTCTCGGGTACCAGACGCGGGAACCGGTGTCCGGCGGGCAACTGCTCAACATCGCGGGCGCGCGCGAGGACACCGAGCGGATCGTGCGCGAGTACGACGTCCGCACGCCCGGCATCGACGTTCCGGCCGCCGCGCTGTCCGGCGGGAACCAGCAGAAGCTGATCGTCGGCCGCGAGCTGTCCGGCAATCCGGTGCTGCTGATCGCTTCGCACCCGACGCGCGGCGTCGACGTCGGCGCCCAGGCGCTGATCTGGGAACAGATCCGCCAGGCGCGTGCCGACGGTCTCGCCGTGCTGCTGATCTCCGCGGACCTCGACGAGCTGATCGGGTTGTCCGACACCATTCGCGTGATGCTGCGCGGTCGGCTCGTGAGCGAGGCGAACCCGGCCACCGTCACCCCGCAGGAACTCGGTTCCGCCATGACCGGCGCCGAAGAAGGTGAAGACTCATGAGTTCGTGGCACACGCGGCTGCTGCCGCCTCTGCTCGCGATCGCGTTCGCGGTGCTCCTGTCCGCGATCGCGCTCGTCATCTCCGGCGCCGACCCGTTGCAGGCGTACGGGACGATGATCGGCCAGCTGTTCAAGGGCTCGACCGCGGTCGACACGGTGAACCTCGCGACGGTGTACTACCTGTCCGGTCTCGCCGTGGCGATCGGGTTCCAGATGAACCTGTTCAACATCGGCGTCGAGGGTCAGTACCGGTTCGCCGCGGTGGTCGCCGCGATCATCGGCGGGGCGCTGCAGCTGCCGCCGGTCATCCACACCAT
The nucleotide sequence above comes from Amycolatopsis sp. AA4. Encoded proteins:
- the yhjD gene encoding inner membrane protein YhjD; translation: MAKETGDKEKLLPRLRRKYPWLDHLIRANDSFNENYGNHYAAAITYFSVLSVFPIFMVAFAIVGMVLGHNAAVIDQLTHGIDSSVPEGLRGLVKQITDAALKSGSGIGIFGLLLAAYSGVGWMANLRDALTAQWGQEKKTEPFVSRTIKDLLSLLGLGLALVVSFAITAAGSGLGELLLKLVGLEGQGWAKFLLHVATIVLSLIANALVFLWVIARLPREHVALRSAVKGALIAAVGFVVLQQVATVYLASVTKSPSAAIFGPVIGLLVFANLVSRFLLLVTAWTATARENQRRVVQPPAPVVLEPRVTVQHGLGIGSVAGAFSAGALLAWLGRRKG
- a CDS encoding D-alanyl-D-alanine carboxypeptidase family protein, with the translated sequence MHPAFARSLRAFAATLAAALVALAAPVALAAPALAEQCTDHAAPPPPVDTSEKPKPGQFVPPPLPVPAQPVGGDRLGACGPILPPGAPPLPAGDTSASWVLQDLDTGAVVAAKDPHARERPASLIKTLLALVVVTELKPEQVIVPTKEDAEQECTCVGITAGGHYTVDQLLHGLLMHSGNDVAHAFATALGGVDAAVVKMNALAARIGATDTRAATPSGLDGPGMSTSAYDLSLVFHYAMKQPEFAKVVATKNFTIPAVDGKPPIPVFNDNKLLGVYPGFLGGKTGFTDDARHTYVGGAERDGHRLAIVMMRAEQRPTKVVDQAAKLLDYGFALEKSGAQPVGQIAYQPLSADAAPMSDKGVTPAGATTAAAEKPDPFGTTGWILTVVVLLVIVAGFVLSHQRKRNVRA
- a CDS encoding SCO4848 family membrane protein, with product MRISRGTAMALFAFGIWSWIIWITFAKNLWASNQSWAADGSPTGYFIVHAILTVVSFVLGTAIGVLGWRGIRATSGASRDRANT
- a CDS encoding S8 family serine peptidase → MSRLRRLLVPLAAAGVAAGAVAVPASAAPAPSCDTTSKQYSYVVLYQPGENQRSVDAELTAKCGKRIAYYPEIGVAVASSRNADFADRLGVKRAYSGGKDVAAKAAARAGLRSAIGMLEQTESVAVGDDLSTQQWDMRAIHAPEANKINPGSRSVTVGVLDSGIDAKHPALAHAVDAQSSTGCVTGAPDASAWTPTNSDHGTHVAGTIAGKDPARGFTGIAPGVRLASVKVVNDDGYIFPEAAVCGFVWAAQHGFQVTNNSYYIDPGMFYCRNEAGDAAAYEAVRRAVTYSTQRGTLNIAAAGNSGFDVRTQTVDPNRPHKIDSSCGILPKAIDGVVTVSAVGYAGTKAYYSNYGSVTVTAPGGDSGQKPPAGQGAGCPLSTIFNGAYGTKCGTSMASPHAAGVAALLASTHRNAPPRALTALLTAEADPVACDASACEGPKQNNSYYGRGLVNALDAVH
- a CDS encoding succinate dehydrogenase iron-sulfur subunit; translation: MTTATPEAPSSKASDEHTPIQVTLKILRFNPEVDSEPHWESYDVPAQPTDRVLNLLFYVKDYIDGTFSFRRSCAHGVCGSDAMQINGINRLACKVLLKDLLEKNGKKTEITIAPIKGLTTLKDLYVDMDPFFEAYRAIKPYLITYGNEPTRERIQSQADRNRFDDTTKCILCACCTSSCPVYWNDGSYFGPAAIVNAHRFIFDSRDEGAEERLDILNDGEGVWRCRTTFNCTDACPRGIQVTKAIQEVKRALLFKRV
- the sdhA gene encoding succinate dehydrogenase flavoprotein subunit translates to MQFHKYDVVIVGAGGAGMRAAIESGQRARTAVLTKLYPTRSHTGAAQGGMCAALANVEEDNWEWHTFDTVKGGDYLVDQDAAEIMAKEAIDAVLDLEKMGLPFNRTPEGKIDQRRFGGHTRDHGKAAVRRACYAADRTGHMILQTLYQNCVKHGTEFFNEFYVLDLILSEGEDGTPIASGVVAYELATGELHVFQAKSIVFATGGAGKIFKTTSNAHTLTGDGLGIIFRKGLPLEDMEFFQFHPTGLAGLGILISEAVRGEGGILRNADGERFMERYAPTIKDLAPRDIVARSMVQEVLQGRGCGPNKDYVVLDVTHLPVEVLETKLPDITEFSRTYLGVDPVKEPVPVFPTCHYVMGGIPTNVHGEALRDNEHVIPGLYAAGEVACVSVHGSNRLGTNSLLDINVFGRRAGIAAAEYALSHDHVELPENPTALVEDQLKLLLSEHGDERVADIRKEMQQTMDSHASVYRTEDTLKQALTDIQALKERYQRITVADKGKRYNTDLLEAVELGFLLELAEVLVVGAIARKESRGGHAREDYPNRDDTNFMRHTMAYKQGEGLSADIRLDYKPVTFTRYEPMERKY
- a CDS encoding succinate dehydrogenase hydrophobic membrane anchor subunit, whose product is MADALILDKPRSPRRPSARRSNFELYSWLFMRISGLALIILVLGHLFIMNILDGGVHRINWGFVAGRWASPFWQFWDLAMLWLAEIHGGNGLRTIIDDYARKDSTRFWLKILLYVSMALILAVGTMVIFTFDPEMPAS
- the sdhC gene encoding succinate dehydrogenase, cytochrome b556 subunit, which produces MSTTASTATESGAGASDRAGASRRQGTFYRGDPGMWSWVLHRITGVLTFFFLFVHVLDTALVRVSPNTYDQVIETYKTPIVNLLEVGLVGAVLYHALNGLRVLLVDFWAKGPKYQKTMLWVIGVVWVVVMVPGAFFMLKRTVETLFGGA
- a CDS encoding BMP family protein, yielding MRGTALAAATMAGVLALAGCAKDTGGSNNNASGSDGNAGSNCITAPKPPAAPAAATSSSAASGKVDGSKLKVGLAFDVGGRGDASFNDAAAAGTDRAKSELGVPTVNESTASASESEAAKQQRLEQMAQQGLNPIVAVGFAYAQSVKAVAAKYPNTKFAIVDDDSITLPNVTPLVFAEEQGSFLAGVAAAYKSKKCHVGFVGGVNTPLIQKFEAGFLQGAKAVSSKIKIEDEYLTPAGDFSGFQDPPKGNAKAAAEISRGADVVYHAAGASGKGVFDAAKQNNALAIGVDSDQYNQKTVAADKDIIITSMIKRVDVAVFEYLQAVAKGDLSTVPKRFDLKSDGVGYSTSGGKVDDIKDVLDGYKAQIVSGAIKVSDKPAK